One genomic window of Arachis stenosperma cultivar V10309 chromosome 10, arast.V10309.gnm1.PFL2, whole genome shotgun sequence includes the following:
- the LOC130954130 gene encoding protein TIC 20-IV, chloroplastic has translation MAPQLVAASCGLSSSHLCHPHVPPIRSRVLSPKGTAINLKKSHGMSLPAISLGRTYIPLLTAVPRKTDKPSLIAALGKTYAALTADSSTYFSGDRDHLTLKTPTSRGSNSKIRGQAYIYHSSGFRIPANAEKPEWWWRTLCCIPYLIALQMSATGFYLEPLLEKFPLFQNLIYYIPGAVNRLPTWFPILYCYLAIIGVVKNSRFPLLFRYHVMMGMLLEIAQQIFWVTCNFVPLIHFKGTLGMYYWGGVALAYILILGECIRCALLGTFVKIPVISESAFIHSLYGLGLR, from the exons ATGGCACCTCAATTGGTTGCAGCCTCCTGTGGCTTATCTTCTTCACATCTTTGCCATCCTCATGTTCCTCCTATCAG GAGTAGAGTTTTGAGTCCAAAAGGCACTGCTATCAACTTGAAAAAGAGTCATGGCATGTCTCTTCCAGCCATTTCTTTGG GAAGAACATATATCCCATTGTTGACTGCTGTTCCAAGGAAAACAGATAAGCCATCACTGATTGCTGCTTTGGGAAAAACATATGCCGCACTGACAGCTGATTCATCCACATATTTTTCCGGTGACCGAGATCATCTCACACTCAAAACTCCTACATCTCGTGGATCCAATTCGAAGATCCGTGGTCAAGCATACATATATCATTCTTCTGGCTTTCGAATCCCTGCAAATGCAGAGAAGCCAGAATGGTGGTGGAGGACACTATGTTGTATTCCCTATCTAATTGCATTGCAGATGTCTGCAACTGGGTTTTATCTTGAACCTTTACTCGAAAAATTCCCACTTTTCCAAAATCTGATCTACTATATCCCCGGAGCCGTCAACAGACTACCAACCTGGTTCCCCATACTCTATTGCTATTTGGCCATCATTGGAGTTGTAAAGAACAGTAGATTTCCCCTTCTCTTCAGGTACCATGTAATGATGGGAATGCTACTCGAAATCGCGCAGCAGATATTCTGGGTCACGTGCAATTTCGTGCCACTTATACACTTCAAAGGGACACTTGGTATGTATTATTGGGGTGGTGTGGCTTTGGCATATATTCTCATATTGGGAGAGTGTATAAGGTGTGCACTTCTGGGTACCTTTGTGAAGATCCCTGTTATTAGTGAATCAGCATTCATTCATTCTCTATATGGTTTAGGATTAAGGTAG